The proteins below are encoded in one region of Apium graveolens cultivar Ventura chromosome 4, ASM990537v1, whole genome shotgun sequence:
- the LOC141718318 gene encoding transcription factor MYB106-like, whose translation MGRSPCCDKVGLKKGPWTPEEDQKLLAYIEEHGHGSWRALPSKAGLQRCGKSCRLRWTNYLRPDIKRGKFSLQEEQTIIQLHALLGNRWSAIANHLPKRTDNEIKNYWNTHLKKRLTKMGIDPVTHKPKNDTILSTNDGHLKNTANLSHMAQWESARLEAEARLVRQSKLRSNSAPRGSPEFSAPPNTAVNKPMAPPPLCLDILKAWNGAWTTNIMPCNETGGTTSGVGNGISHHESPTSTVSYSDNGPPGTETSAATFIEFVVHGENNASFKEEGDRDGGKGLVSEFKEGIENAISGLSDVPILPMEIAWPTQDSLIRVDHNDDDDNIEHVPSGNFVENFTDLLLNNSGKGDRSLSEGGQECDIAVHGGVAVGSASGYYEDNKNYWNSILNLVNSSPSHSPMF comes from the exons ATGGGGCGATCACCGTGCTGCGATAAGGTGGGATTAAAGAAGGGACCATGGACTCCCGAAGAAGATCAGAAACTGTTAGCTTACATTGAAGAACATGGCCATGGTAGCTGGCGCGCCTTGCCTTCTAAAGCCG GGCTTCAGAGATGTGGGAAAAGCTGCAGATTGAGATGGACAAATTATCTTAGACCTGATATCAAGAGAGGCAAGTTCAGTCTGCAGGAAGAACAAACAATCATTCAACTTCATGCTCTCTTGGGAAACAG GTGGTCTGCCATAGCTAATCACTTGCCGAAAAGAACTGATAATGAGATCAAGAACTACTGGAACACTCATCTTAAGAAAAGACTAACCAAAATGGGGATTGATCCTGTTACTCACAAGCCGAAAAACGACACAATCTTGTCCACAAATGATGGTCACCTAAAAAATACTGCTAATCTCAGCCACATGGCACAATGGGAAAGTGCTCGCTTAGAGGCTGAAGCAAGATTAGTTAGGCAGTCAAAACTAAGGTCTAATTCAGCTCCTCGTGGCTCACCGGAGTTTTCTGCACCACCTAACACTGCCGTAAACAAGCCCATGGCACCACCCCCTCTTTGCCTTGACATACTAAAAGCATGGAATGGTGCTTGGACGACTAACATTATGCCATGCAATGAAACCGGTGGTACAACTAGTGGTGTTGGCAATGGCATTAGTCATCATGAGTCTCCTACATCTACTGTTAGTTACTCCGATAACGGGCCACCAGGCACCGAGACCTCAGCTGCCACCTTCATTGAGTTTGTGGTACATGGTGAGAACAATGCAAGTTTCAAAGAAGAAGGTGATCGAGATGGTGGCAAAGGACTGGTTTCGGAATTTAAAGAAGGAATTGAGAATGCAATTTCGGGACTAAGTGATGTGCCAATACTCCCCATGGAAATTGCATGGCCAACCCAAGATTCCCTAATTAGGGTAGATCATAATGATGACGATGACAACATTGAACATGTTCCTAGTGGTAATTTCGTGGAGAATTTCACCGATCTTTTGCTAAATAATTCAGGTAAGGGTGACCGGAGCTTATCTGAGGGTGGTCAAGAGTGTGACATTGCTGTTCATGGTGGTGTGGCAGTTGGAAGTGCGAGTGGGTACTACGAAGATAACAAGAACTATTGGAATAGTATTCTTAATTTGGTGAATTCCTCACCATCTCATTCTCCCATGTTCTAG